TCGTGGTCGGCCTGAACGTGTTCCTGTTTTCAAGCGCGCCGAAGGGCTTCTTCCCGCAGCAGGACACCGGCCAGATCAACGGCGGCATGCGCGCCGACCAGAGCATCTCGTTCCAGGCCATGCAGGGCAAGCTGTACCAACTGGTCAACATCATCCGGCGCGACCCGGCGGTGGACACCGTGGTCGGCTTCACCGGCGGCTCGCGCGCCGGCGGCGGCTTCATGTTCGTCAATTTGAAGCCGGCCTCGCAGCGCAAGAAGGGAGAGAGCGGCCAGGCCGTGATCGCGCGCCTGCGCCCGCAACTGGCCAAGGTCACCGGCGTGCAGCTGTTCCTGAACCCGGTGCAAGACTTGCGCATGGGCGGGCGCCAGAGCAATTCGACCTACCAGTACACGATGAAGAGCGACAGCCGCGTCGACCTGCGCAACTGGGCCACCAGGCTGGCCGACGCCATGCGCACCCGCAAGGAGCTGATCGACGTGGACACCGACCAGGCCGAGAACGGCGTGGAGACCTACGTCGAGATCGACAAGGACAGCGCCTCGCGCCTGGGCATCTCGGCCAAGGACATCGACAATGCGCTGTACAACGGCTTCGGCCAGCGCCAGGTGGCCAACATCTACGACGAGCTGAACCAGTACCACGTGATCATGGGCGTGGCGCAGAAGTATGCGCAGTCGCCGGAAGCGCTGGACGACGTCTACGTGCCGGCCGCTGCCGCTTCCACCACTTCCACCGCGGCCACCAGTACCGCCAGCACCGCCACGGCCAGCTCGACGGCGACCGCCACTACCGCGTCCACCAGCGGTGGCGGCGGCACCCCGACCAGTTCCACCAACCTGACCGCGGCGCGCGACCCGTCCAGCGGCTCGGCGCTGTCGACCCGCGCCACCACCATGGTGCCGCTGTCGGCGATCGCGCGCTTTGCCGAGCGTTCGACTCCGAGTTCGGTGAACCACCAGGACGGCGAACTGTCGACCACGATCTCGTTCAACCTGGCGCAGGGCGTCTCGCTGTCGGAAGCGCAGGCGGCCGTGCGCCAGGCCGAGGCCGACATCGGCATGCCGAACAACGTGCGCGGCAGCTTCCAGGGCCAGGCCAAGCAGGCGCAGGAATCGAACAAGCAGCAGCCGCTGCTGATCCTGGCGGCGATCGTGGTCATCTACATCGTGCTGGGCATCCTGTACGAAAGCCTGGTGCACCCGGTCACCGTGCTGTCGACGTTGCCGTCGGCCGGCGTGGGCGCGGTGCTGGCGCTGCTGATGTTCCGGCTGGACTTCTCGATCATCGCGCTGATCGGTGTGTTCCTGCTGATCGGCATCGTCAAGAAGAACGCCATCCTGATCATCGACTTCGCGCTGGAGGCGGAACGCGCGCGCGGCATCTCCGCCACCGAGGCGGTGCGCGAAGCCTGCCTGCTGCGCTTCCGCCCGATCCTGATGACCACCCTCGCCGCGGCGCTGGGCGCCTTGCCGCTGGCGATCGGCTTCGGCGAAGGCTCCGAACTGCGCCAGCCGCTCGGCATCGCCATCATCGGCGGGCTGCTGGCCAGCCAGGTGCTGACCCTGCTGACCACGCCGGTGGTGTACGTCTACCTCGACAAGCTGCGCAGCCGCAAGCCCGACGAGCACGAACTGGCGCGCCACCCGCACGACGCGCAGCCGGCGCCCACCCATTCCTGACCTTATGAGCATGAAAGCAGCGATGCGCAACAAATCCTCCTTCCGTCCCGCCTTGCGTCCGGCACTCAACGCTGTGGCGCTGGCCTGCGCCGTGCTGGCCGCCGGCTGCTCGGTCAGCCCGACCTACCAGCGCCCGAGCACGCCGGCGCCGGCCGCCTTCAAGGAACTGCAGGGCTGGAGCCCGGCGGCGCCGGCCGATGCCCTCGAACGCGGGCCGTGGTGGGACCTGTTCGGCGATCCGCTGCTGTCGCAGCTGGCGTCCCAGGTCGAGGTCTCGAACCAGAATGTGGCGGCCGCGGTGGCCGCCTATGCCCAGGCGCGCGCGCTGGTGGCCCAGCAGCGCGCGGCGCTGTTCCCGACCGTGTCGCTGAGCGGTTCCGGCACGCGCTCGGGCACGCGCGGCGGCGGCGGCAGCGCCAGTGTCGACACCAACGGCAACATCGTCGGCGGCAGCGGCGGCGGCAGTGTCGGCAACAACTACCGGCTGTCGATCGGCGGCAGCTGGGAGCCGGACGTGTGGGGGCGCCTGCGCGCCGGCGTGAATGCCGCGCGCGCCAGCGCCGAAGCCAGCGCCGCCGACCTGGCGTCGGCGCGCCTGTCGGCGCAGGGCGAGCTGGTGCTGGACTACCTGTCGCTGCGCTCGATCGACGCCCAGCGCGAGATCCTGAATACGACCATCGCCGCCTACGAGCGCGAGCTGAAGATCACCACCAACCGCTTCGACGTCGGCATCGTGCCGCATTCGGACGTCTACCAGGCGCAGACCCAGCTCTCCACGGCGCGCGCCGACGAACTCGGCCTGCGCAGCCAGCGCGCCCAGCTCGAGCACGCGATCGCGGTCCTGGTCGGCAAGGCGCCGGCCGACTTCGCGCTGTCACCGGCGCCGTGGAACACGGTCGTGCCGGCGGTACCGGTCGGGGTGCCGTCGACGCTGCTGCAGCGCCGCCCGGACATCGCCGCCGCCGAGCGCGCGGTGGCCGCCGCCAACGAGCAGATCGGCATCGCCCGCTCGGCCTACTTCCCCGACATCGGCCTGAGCGCATCCTACGGCACCGCCGCGACCACGGTGGGCGATTTGTTCAACGCCTCGGCCGCGGCCTGGTCGTTCGGCCTGTCGGCGGCGCAGACCCTGTTCAACGCCGGCGCCACCCGCGCCGCCGTCGACAGCGCGCGCGCCCAGCAGGAGCGCTACGCCGCGCTGTACCGCCAGACCGTGCTGGCCGCCTTCGCCGACGTCGAGAACCAGCTGTCCGCCACCCAGGTGCTGGCCCAGCAGCAAGACCTGCGCCGCCAGGCCTCGGAAGCCGCCGACAAGGTCGAGCAGCAGATCACCAACCGCTACAAGGCCGGCCAGGTCAGCTACACCGAGGTGGTGCAGGCCCAGATCACCGCCCTGAGCGCCCGCCGCACCCTGGTGCAGGTACAGGCCGACCGCCAGACCACCGCCATCGCCCTGATCCAGTCCCTCGGCGGCGGCTGGCACACCCCCTGACCGCCATGGCGCAGTCAATTCGGGGTCAGAGCACATTGGCGCTGCATTTCGGGGTCAGAGCACTTTGTCGATCAATGTTACGGAAACAAAGTAGCATCCTGCTTCAGAGGGAAGCGGGTGCTCGCGAAACCGGCAGTGTCGTGTTTCGGCTGCACTGCGCATTGTGCTCTGACCCCGAATCGGCCGTGCAAAGTGCTCTGACCCCGAATTTCGTTAATGTCCCGACGACAATTTCATCAACACCAGCCCGCCGACGATCAGCGCGGCGGCGCACAGGCGCATGGGCGTGACGGCTTCGCCCAGCACGACGATGCCGACGGCAAAGCTGCCGATGGCGCCGATGCCGGTCCAGACGGTGTAGGCGGTGCCCAGCGGCAGGCTGCGCATCGCGACCGACAGCAAGCCGAAGCTGGCGGCCATGGCGGCCAGGGTGACGAGCGAGGGAGCGAGCCTGCCGAAGCCGTCCGACAGTTTGAGCGTGTAGGCCCACACGACTTCGAGCAGGCCGGCGGCAAGCAACAGGATCCAGGCGAGGTTGGCGGACAGGACGGAAGTGAAATGCGAGCGCATGCGGCTCTCCTTGCAAGAGCCGGGCCGTCCCGGACATGTTCCACGATGGGGGAGGCCGTCCTCCCGGTGTGATGCGATTATAGCGGCAGACCGCGCTGCACCGCGTCCGCCTCGAGCGCGCGCGCCTCCGCCTGGCGCGCCCAGCGCGCCGCCAGCACCGCGCACACCATCAGCTGGATCTGGTGGAACAGCATCACCGGCAGGATCACCATGCCCAGCGCGCCCGGCGCGAACAGCACCTTGGCCATCGGTACGCCGCTGGCCAGGCTTTTCTTGGAGCCGCAGAACACGATGGTGATCTCGTCCTCGCGCGAAAAGCCGAGGCGGCGGCTGGTCCAGGTAGCCAGCGCCAGCGCCACCGCCAGCAGCAGCGCGCACACCACGCCCAGCGTCACCAGCGAGCCGGGCGACAGCTTGTGCCACAGGCCCTCGTTGACCGATTCGCTGAAGGCGGTGTACACCACCAGCAGGATCGAACCCTGGTCGACGATCTTCAGCATCGGCTTGTGGCGGTCGACCCATTTGCCGATCCACGGGCGCAGGAACTGGCCGGCCAGGAAGGGCAGCAGCAGCTGCTCGACGATGCTCCACACCGCATCCAGCGTCGAGCCGGGGCCGTGCGCCGAGCCGCGTACGATCAGGGTCGACACGAGCAGCGGCGTGACGAAGATGCCGACGAAGTTGGAGGCCGAAGCGCTGCACACCGCCGCCGCCACGTTCCCGCGCGCCATCGAGGTGAAGGCGATCGAGGACTGCACGGTCGAGGGCAGGGTGCACAGGAACAGGATGCCGATGTACAGGTTGGCGTCGATCACGCTGCCGGCCAGCGGCTTCAGGGCCAGCCCGAGCAGCGGGAACATGACGAAGGTCGAGGCCAGCACCAGCAGGTGCAGGCGCCAGTTGGTCAGGCCGGACAGCATGGCTTCGCGCGACAGCTTGGCGCCGTGCAGGAAGAACAGCAGGCCGATGGCGACCGTGGTCACCTTGCCCAGCACCACCGCGGTCTGGCCGCTGCAGGGCAGCACGCTGGCGAGCGCGACGGTGCCGAGCAGCCACAGGGTGAAGGTGTCGGGCG
The genomic region above belongs to Massilia forsythiae and contains:
- a CDS encoding efflux RND transporter permease subunit, with the translated sequence MNLSKPFVNRPIATILLTIGLALAGIAAFFVLPVSPLPQVDFPAISVSANLPGASPDTMASSVATPLERRLATIAGVNEITSNSGNGQTRISLQFELNRQIDAAAREVQAAINASRADLPSTLRSNPTYRKANPSDAPVIILALTSKTRSPGQIYDEVSNLVQQKLAQVKGVGDVEIGGGSLPAVRVDLNPYLLNRYGVSSEDVRAAIQASNPNRPKGALEGSGMRLQIYSQANTPTGGRTAADYRGLIVAWRDGAGIRLQDIADVTDSVENINTLGLFNGQPSVIVLVTRQPGANIIETVDGVRALLPSLQAQLPQDVSLQVASDSTNSIRSSLHEIEATLGISILLVVLVVSVFLRSVRATVVPAVATVVSLLGTFGVMYMLGFSLNNLSLMALTVATGFVVDDAIVVLENTSRHVEEGMDRMKAALLGAQEVGFTVLSISLSLVAVFIPLLFMGGQVGRLFREFAVTLSVAVMISLVISLTTTPMLCAMLLKPPKEGERKKQPGRLARWSEAGFDKILKGYEHALDWALDAKLLVMLILAFVVGLNVFLFSSAPKGFFPQQDTGQINGGMRADQSISFQAMQGKLYQLVNIIRRDPAVDTVVGFTGGSRAGGGFMFVNLKPASQRKKGESGQAVIARLRPQLAKVTGVQLFLNPVQDLRMGGRQSNSTYQYTMKSDSRVDLRNWATRLADAMRTRKELIDVDTDQAENGVETYVEIDKDSASRLGISAKDIDNALYNGFGQRQVANIYDELNQYHVIMGVAQKYAQSPEALDDVYVPAAAASTTSTAATSTASTATASSTATATTASTSGGGGTPTSSTNLTAARDPSSGSALSTRATTMVPLSAIARFAERSTPSSVNHQDGELSTTISFNLAQGVSLSEAQAAVRQAEADIGMPNNVRGSFQGQAKQAQESNKQQPLLILAAIVVIYIVLGILYESLVHPVTVLSTLPSAGVGAVLALLMFRLDFSIIALIGVFLLIGIVKKNAILIIDFALEAERARGISATEAVREACLLRFRPILMTTLAAALGALPLAIGFGEGSELRQPLGIAIIGGLLASQVLTLLTTPVVYVYLDKLRSRKPDEHELARHPHDAQPAPTHS
- a CDS encoding efflux transporter outer membrane subunit, translated to MRNKSSFRPALRPALNAVALACAVLAAGCSVSPTYQRPSTPAPAAFKELQGWSPAAPADALERGPWWDLFGDPLLSQLASQVEVSNQNVAAAVAAYAQARALVAQQRAALFPTVSLSGSGTRSGTRGGGGSASVDTNGNIVGGSGGGSVGNNYRLSIGGSWEPDVWGRLRAGVNAARASAEASAADLASARLSAQGELVLDYLSLRSIDAQREILNTTIAAYERELKITTNRFDVGIVPHSDVYQAQTQLSTARADELGLRSQRAQLEHAIAVLVGKAPADFALSPAPWNTVVPAVPVGVPSTLLQRRPDIAAAERAVAAANEQIGIARSAYFPDIGLSASYGTAATTVGDLFNASAAAWSFGLSAAQTLFNAGATRAAVDSARAQQERYAALYRQTVLAAFADVENQLSATQVLAQQQDLRRQASEAADKVEQQITNRYKAGQVSYTEVVQAQITALSARRTLVQVQADRQTTAIALIQSLGGGWHTP
- a CDS encoding DMT family transporter — translated: MRSHFTSVLSANLAWILLLAAGLLEVVWAYTLKLSDGFGRLAPSLVTLAAMAASFGLLSVAMRSLPLGTAYTVWTGIGAIGSFAVGIVVLGEAVTPMRLCAAALIVGGLVLMKLSSGH
- a CDS encoding bile acid:sodium symporter family protein; translation: MPSFLQRSTASLRRLAPDTFTLWLLGTVALASVLPCSGQTAVVLGKVTTVAIGLLFFLHGAKLSREAMLSGLTNWRLHLLVLASTFVMFPLLGLALKPLAGSVIDANLYIGILFLCTLPSTVQSSIAFTSMARGNVAAAVCSASASNFVGIFVTPLLVSTLIVRGSAHGPGSTLDAVWSIVEQLLLPFLAGQFLRPWIGKWVDRHKPMLKIVDQGSILLVVYTAFSESVNEGLWHKLSPGSLVTLGVVCALLLAVALALATWTSRRLGFSREDEITIVFCGSKKSLASGVPMAKVLFAPGALGMVILPVMLFHQIQLMVCAVLAARWARQAEARALEADAVQRGLPL